Genomic DNA from Nitrospinota bacterium:
CTTCCTCTTCTTAGTCGACCCGGGCTTCGGGATCTCCACCCTCCGTACGGGCTTGAAGCGATAGCTGCCGGCGCCAAGCTTGTCGTGGATCAGGTCGAGGTACTCCTCGGCCCGCTCCGCGAAGGCTTCCACCGTCATCTGGTCTATTCCGGCTGCCCCGGCATTGCTCTTCACTGACTGCCATGCCCGGTGCAGTCGCCCCCCGGTCGTAGACCCGCTCCATCACTCCTTCGATAGTCTCGAGCAACTGGGCTTCGTAGGGCGAGCCGGCGGCCACCGAGACCGGTAGGCTGTGGGCGGTGAAGATGAGGGTGGCCCGGGCCTGCCCGTCGACGGGGACGGCCTCCCACGCCTCTTTAACCGAGTCGGCCCAGGCATCCAAGAAGGAAGGGTTAGTGTGCCAGCCCTCGACGACGACAATCTCGGGCGGCTCGCGCAACGAATCAGCGGCCTCGACGAGGGCCCTGCGGTAGGCGTCGGTCCAGGTATGGGGAGACACGGTCAGGCCCACAAGACGGCTGCAACCTTTCCCGACCAACGAACTGACGGCCTCAGAGATGAACGGCTCGCTGTGGCGCATCCCAACGGCCGCCGGCCAGGGACGCCCCGCATCGGCCAGGCGGCGCTCGAGGGACTCAGCCTGCCTACGTGTGATAGCCGTTATCGGCGAGCCGCCGCCGATGGCCCGGTAGCGCTCGGTAATCTCTTCGAGGTGCTCGTCGGAAATCCACCCCTTGCCCAAAATGTCATCGAGGAAGGCGGGAATCTCTTCCAGGCGCTCAGGCCCCCCGTAGGCCATCAGCACAACACCCGTCGCTTGGTGGACCATTTAGCGTTGAGAGAGCTCGTGGACCATATCGACGAGGGCCGCGACCGACTCGACTGGCGTCGTGGGCAGCACCCCATGGCCCAGATTGAAAATGTGGCCCGGCCGTCCGGCGGCGGCCTTCAATATGGCTTCCACCTGGCCCCTGAGGGCGCTCGTTGGGGCGTGTAGGGCAACGGGGTCGAGGTTGCCTTGGACGGCCACCTCAGCTGGGCCGAGACGCTCCCAGGCTTCGCCGAGCGAGACGCGCCAGTCCAAGCCGATGACATCGCTTCCGGCCTCGCGCATTAGATCGAGCAGGGTCGCCGTGCCCGTGCCGAAGTGGATGACGGGGACCCCGGGGGTGAGGCCTGCGATGACGGCCTTCGAGTATGGAAGGACGTAGCGGGCGTAGTCGGACGGGCTAAGGCAGCCGACCCAACTGTCGAAGAGCTGGACGGCATCGACCCCGGCGGCGATCTGCGCGTTGAGGTAAGCGGAGACAACCGTCGCGAATTTACCCATCAAGGTATCCCAGGCCTCAGGGGCGCCGTACATGATGCGCTTCGTCTCCAAATAATGGCGCGAGGCGCCCCCCTCGATCAGGTAGCTCGCAAGGGTGAAGGGCGCGCCGGCAAAGCCGATCAGCGGAGTCTTTCCGTCCAGCTCGGCCTGCACCAGACCGATTGCCTCCAGGACGAAGGGAAGGTCGGCCTCTGGCTCGACGGGCCTCAGCCGGTCCACGTCGGCCGCCGTCCGGACGGGGTTGTGGATGACTGGGCCTTCTCCCGCGGTGAACTCAAGGTCGGCGCCCATCGGCTCCAGTGGCAATAGAATGTCAGCGAAAATGATGGCCGCGTCCAGGTCGAACCGCTCCAGCGGCTGGAGGGTCACCTCGGCGGCCAGCTCCGGGGTCTTGCACAAAGTGAGAAAGGGTGTGCTCTTGCGGATCTCCCGGTACTCTGCCATATATCGGCCCGCCTGGCGCATAATCCAGATGGGCGTATACGGGGTCGGCTCCCGGCGGCAGGCCTTGAGGAAGATGTCGTGTTCCATCGGAGACTGGTCCGTTTGTAGGATTGACGAAGGGCTCCCAAACGCCGCCATCTTACCCTGGGGAGCCTTTTAATGTCAAAGATGTTCAGGCCCGCGGGGCTGGACTTTTTTTTCTTGACAGAGATAGTTAAGCACCGTATTATTAAGATGTTAATTACAGGAGAACGCCCATGGACGATCTCGCCGCCTACACCGGCATGCGGCTGGCCTACTACGAGGAGAAGTTTTCAGGCTTCGACCCGGCCGACGGCCTGCTGGTCATCAGTCTAATCCGCACCCAGGACGTCTACGTCCGGGCGCGTGAGGCATACCTCGCCCGCTACGGCCTTACCGGCTCGACCCTCAACGTCCTCATGTTCCTCGACAGCACCCCCGAAGAACGCCTGCCGATGCACACCATCAGCGAAAACCTTCTGGTCTCGAGGGCCAATATCACGGGCCTCATCGACAGCCTTGAGAAGCGAGGCTATGTCCGCCGCCGGCCCGACCGAGACGACCGGCGGGTCGTTCACGCGGAGATTACCGAAGAGGGGAGGGCCGTGCTCCACGAGCTTTTACCGGGCCACTTCCGGGCCGTCGAGGCCATGCTGGAGGGCTTCAGCCCGGAGGAGAAGGCTACCCTGGTGGAGCTCTTCTCCCGTGTGCGGGACGGGGTCGCCAACGGCTACATCCAGGCCGCCCGCGGCTTCGAGGAGTGAGCCGTGCGCGTACGGTGGACCTTAGTCCGTCTCCTCACCGCCCTTCTTTTGAGTGGGCTGGGCCTTCCTGCGCCAGCCGCCGCGCAGGGCCGAGGCCCAGCGCCCGTCGTGGTGGCCCCCGTAGAGACGAGGACCCTGGAGGCGATCGTCACCCTGGTCGGCACCGTCCATCCCGCCACCCGTAGCCTCATCGCCAGCGAGACGGCAGGCCTCGTCATCTGCTGCCCCGTGGAGGAGGGCGAGACGGTCAGAAGGGGTCAGCTCCTGGCCCAGCTGCGCAGGGTGCCTACGGAGATAAAGCTTCGCGAGGCCCGAGCCGCTTGGCAGCGGGCAAAGGCCGAACATACCAACGCTCAGCGAGAGGCGGCTCGACGCGAGGACCTCTACGAGAGGCAGGTTATTGCAATCGAGCAGTACCAGTCCGCCACCACTGCCGTTCAGGCGGCCGCCGAGCGGGTGGCCGAAGCGCAGGCGGTCATGGCCCGCCTGGAAGACCAGTTAGCGCAAAGCTCGATCACTGCCCCGTTTCCCGGCGTGGTGGTCAAGGAGCACACCGAGGTGGGCCAGTGGCTCGACCAGGGCGACCCGGTAGTGGAGCTGATCGACCTCTCGACGGTCGAGGTCACCGTGCCCGTGCCCGAGCGCTACATCGCTGAGGTCCGCAGTGGCGAGGCCGCCTCTTTGAGCCTTGACGCCCTGCCCGGCCGCTCGTTTGCCGGCCGAGTCGTCCATATCATCCCGCAGGCCGACGCTTCCAGCCGCACATTCCCCGTCAAAGTCGAGGTTGCCAACCCCGACGGGCTCATCAAGAGCGGCATGTTCGCCCGGGTCACCCTCCCGGTCGGGAGGGCACGGCGAGCCATCGTGGTACCCAAAGACGCCCTGGTGAGCCGCGGCCCGGTCTCCCTCCTCTTCGTCGTGAACGACGGCGTGGCCCACCAGGTGGCCGTCAAAAGGGGCCAGGCCACGGGGGCCTGGGTGGCCGTCGAGGGCCCGGTGGAGGAAGGCCAGCTCGTCGTCATCCGCGGTAACGAGCGGCTCCGCGACGGCATGCCGGTGACCGTCG
This window encodes:
- a CDS encoding ferrochelatase, with amino-acid sequence MVHQATGVVLMAYGGPERLEEIPAFLDDILGKGWISDEHLEEITERYRAIGGGSPITAITRRQAESLERRLADAGRPWPAAVGMRHSEPFISEAVSSLVGKGCSRLVGLTVSPHTWTDAYRRALVEAADSLREPPEIVVVEGWHTNPSFLDAWADSVKEAWEAVPVDGQARATLIFTAHSLPVSVAAGSPYEAQLLETIEGVMERVYDRGATAPGMAVSEEQCRGSRNRPDDGGSLRGAGRGVPRPDPRQAWRRQLSLQARTEGGDPEARVD
- the hemE gene encoding uroporphyrinogen decarboxylase; the protein is MEHDIFLKACRREPTPYTPIWIMRQAGRYMAEYREIRKSTPFLTLCKTPELAAEVTLQPLERFDLDAAIIFADILLPLEPMGADLEFTAGEGPVIHNPVRTAADVDRLRPVEPEADLPFVLEAIGLVQAELDGKTPLIGFAGAPFTLASYLIEGGASRHYLETKRIMYGAPEAWDTLMGKFATVVSAYLNAQIAAGVDAVQLFDSWVGCLSPSDYARYVLPYSKAVIAGLTPGVPVIHFGTGTATLLDLMREAGSDVIGLDWRVSLGEAWERLGPAEVAVQGNLDPVALHAPTSALRGQVEAILKAAAGRPGHIFNLGHGVLPTTPVESVAALVDMVHELSQR
- a CDS encoding MarR family transcriptional regulator; the encoded protein is MDDLAAYTGMRLAYYEEKFSGFDPADGLLVISLIRTQDVYVRAREAYLARYGLTGSTLNVLMFLDSTPEERLPMHTISENLLVSRANITGLIDSLEKRGYVRRRPDRDDRRVVHAEITEEGRAVLHELLPGHFRAVEAMLEGFSPEEKATLVELFSRVRDGVANGYIQAARGFEE
- a CDS encoding efflux RND transporter periplasmic adaptor subunit; the encoded protein is MRVRWTLVRLLTALLLSGLGLPAPAAAQGRGPAPVVVAPVETRTLEAIVTLVGTVHPATRSLIASETAGLVICCPVEEGETVRRGQLLAQLRRVPTEIKLREARAAWQRAKAEHTNAQREAARREDLYERQVIAIEQYQSATTAVQAAAERVAEAQAVMARLEDQLAQSSITAPFPGVVVKEHTEVGQWLDQGDPVVELIDLSTVEVTVPVPERYIAEVRSGEAASLSLDALPGRSFAGRVVHIIPQADASSRTFPVKVEVANPDGLIKSGMFARVTLPVGRARRAIVVPKDALVSRGPVSLLFVVNDGVAHQVAVKRGQATGAWVAVEGPVEEGQLVVIRGNERLRDGMPVTVVPPDKAGATAGDRARGPS